The Aequorivita sublithincola DSM 14238 genome window below encodes:
- the rplR gene encoding 50S ribosomal protein L18 — protein MALSKYERRERLRMRIRKTVDGTESRPRLAVFRSNKEIYAQIIDDVNGKTITAASSRDKDIDASKVNKVEAAKLVGKAIAEKAVKAGVETIAFDRGGYLYHGRVKSLAEGAREGGLKF, from the coding sequence ATGGCATTATCAAAATACGAAAGAAGAGAGCGCTTGCGCATGCGAATCAGAAAAACGGTTGACGGAACTGAAAGTCGTCCTCGTTTGGCTGTTTTCCGCAGTAACAAAGAAATATACGCTCAGATTATTGACGATGTAAATGGTAAGACAATTACTGCTGCATCTTCAAGAGATAAAGACATTGACGCTTCAAAAGTAAATAAAGTTGAAGCTGCAAAATTAGTAGGAAAGGCAATCGCAGAAAAAGCTGTTAAAGCAGGTGTTGAAACCATCGCTTTTGACAGAGGCGGTTACCTATACCACGGAAGAGTAAAATCATTAGCTGAAGGTGCACGCGAAGGTGGCCTTAAATTCTAA
- the rpsE gene encoding 30S ribosomal protein S5, protein MYQDYKNVELVKPGGLELKDRLVGVQRVTKVTKGGRAFGFSAIVVVGDEKGVVGQGLGKSKDVASAIAKAIEDAKKNLVRIPLNKVTLPHEQKGKYGGARVNLLPAAPGTGVIAGGAVRAVLEAVGVHDVLSKSQGSSNPHNVVKATFDALLQMRSAQTVADQRGISLEKVFKG, encoded by the coding sequence ATGTATCAAGATTATAAAAACGTAGAATTAGTAAAACCAGGAGGTCTTGAATTGAAAGATCGTTTGGTAGGTGTACAACGTGTAACCAAGGTGACCAAAGGTGGTCGTGCTTTCGGATTTTCAGCTATCGTAGTTGTTGGTGACGAAAAAGGTGTGGTAGGACAAGGTCTTGGGAAATCCAAGGACGTTGCAAGCGCAATAGCAAAAGCTATTGAAGATGCAAAGAAAAACTTGGTTCGTATTCCACTTAACAAAGTGACACTTCCACACGAACAAAAAGGTAAATATGGTGGAGCTCGTGTAAACCTTCTTCCAGCTGCCCCTGGTACTGGAGTTATTGCTGGTGGTGCTGTACGTGCCGTATTGGAAGCAGTAGGAGTTCACGATGTATTATCAAAATCTCAAGGATCTTCTAACCCACACAATGTGGTAAAAGCAACTTTTGATGCTCTTTTGCAAATGCGAAGTGCACAAACTGTAGCTGACCAAAGAGGAATTTCACTTGAAAAAGTATTCAAAGGATAA
- the rpmD gene encoding 50S ribosomal protein L30: MAKIKVTKVRSVIKRPKNQKRIMESLGLHKMNQTVEHDDTPSVLGMINKVNHLVSVETK; this comes from the coding sequence ATGGCAAAAATTAAAGTAACAAAGGTAAGAAGCGTTATAAAACGCCCGAAAAACCAAAAAAGAATCATGGAATCTTTGGGTCTTCACAAGATGAACCAAACGGTAGAGCATGATGATACGCCAAGCGTACTTGGTATGATCAATAAAGTTAATCACTTAGTTTCTGTTGAAACTAAATAA
- the rplO gene encoding 50S ribosomal protein L15: MDLSNLQPAAGSVKNQGKRVGRGQGSGKGGTATRGHKGAKSRSGYSKKIGFEGGQMPLQRRVPKFGFTNINRKEYKGINIDTLQQLVDDKKINDAVDFVTLFGLGLAGKNEMVKILGRGELKAKLKVSAHKFTASAKEAIEAAGGEVVTL; the protein is encoded by the coding sequence ATGGATTTAAGTAACTTACAACCCGCCGCTGGATCGGTGAAAAATCAAGGCAAGCGAGTAGGTCGCGGACAAGGTTCTGGAAAAGGTGGCACTGCTACCCGTGGACATAAAGGAGCAAAATCACGTTCAGGTTATTCCAAGAAAATTGGATTTGAAGGTGGACAAATGCCCCTACAACGTCGTGTACCTAAGTTTGGATTTACAAACATCAACCGTAAGGAGTATAAAGGTATCAACATTGATACCCTACAACAATTGGTTGACGACAAGAAAATAAATGATGCCGTTGACTTTGTAACCTTATTTGGTTTAGGTCTTGCTGGAAAGAATGAAATGGTGAAGATTTTAGGAAGAGGAGAGTTAAAGGCAAAATTAAAAGTATCTGCACACAAGTTCACTGCCTCAGCAAAAGAAGCTATTGAAGCTGCTGGAGGTGAAGTAGTAACATTGTAA